In Nicotiana tabacum cultivar K326 chromosome 17, ASM71507v2, whole genome shotgun sequence, one DNA window encodes the following:
- the LOC107818328 gene encoding chaperone protein ClpB4, mitochondrial, with protein sequence MATRRSSSSALTALAASRSRLLSRFRPAVSRLSENTLLGAGSCPPPNSEFFVWPNYNALSKNFVHSYSTTAASSGQINNMDYTEMALEGIVGAVEAARTSKQQVVETEHLMKALLEQKDGLARRIFTKTGLDNTSVLQETDQFISQQPKVVGDTSGPILGSHLSSLLENAKKHKKEMGDSFVSVEHMLLSFLSDTRFGKKLFRNLQLTEKALKDAVNAVRGIQRVTDPNPEGKYEALEKYGNDLTELARRGKLDPVIGRDDEIRRCIQILSRRTKNNPVIIGEPGVGKTAIAEGLAQRIVRGDVPEPLMNRKLISLDMGALLAGAKYRGDFEERLKAVLKEVSSSNGQIILFIDEIHTVVGAGATSGAMDAGNLLKPMLGRGELRCIGATTLNEYRKYIEKDPALERRFQQVYCGQPSVEDAISILRGLRERYELHHGVKISDSALVSAAVLADRYITERFLPDKAIDLVDEAAAKLKMEITSKPTELDEIDRAVLKLEMEKLSLKNDTDKASKERLNKLESDLKSLKAKQKELNEQWEREKDLMTRIRSIKEEIDRVNLEMEAAEREYDLNRAAELKYGTLISLQRQLGEAEKNLADYRKSGSSLLREEVTDLDITEIVSKWTGIPLSNLQQSERDKLVFLENELHKRVVGQDMAVKSVADAIRRSRAGLSDPNRPIASFMFMGPTGVGKTELGKALAAYLFNTENALVRIDMSEYMEKHAVSRLVGAPPGYVGYEEGGQLTEVVRRRPYSVVLFDEIEKAHHDVFNILLQLLDDGRITDSQGRTVSFTNTVVIMTSNIGSHYILETLQNTRDSQEAVYDAMKKQVIELARQTFLPEFMNRIDEYIVFQPLDLKQVSRIVELQMRRVKDRLKQKKIDLHYTQEAISLLANMGFDPNYGARPIKRVIQQMVENEVAMGVLRGDFSEEDMIIVDADASPQGKRLLIRRIENGSNMDAMVAND encoded by the exons ATGGCAACACGTAGAAGCTCTAGCTCTGCTCTCACGGCCCTTGCGGCGTCTCGTTCCCGCCTACTCTCTCGGTTTCGTCCTGCAGTTTCTCGTCTCTCTGAGAATACTTTACTCGGCGCCGGCAGCTGTCCACCTCCCAATAGTGAATTTTTTGTTTGGCCGAATTATAACGCGTTGTCCAAAAATTTCGTGCACTCTTACTCTACTACTGCTGCTAGCTCCGGACAG ATCAATAATATGGACTACACCGAGATGGCTCTTGAGGGTATTGTTGGTGCTGTTGAGGCGGCACGGACTAGCAAGCAACAAGTAGTTGAGACTGAGCACTTAATGAAAGCTCTTTTGGAGCAGAAGGATGGGTTGGCTCGAAGAATATTCACTAAGACTGGGTTAGACAACACATCAGTTCTGCAAGAAACAGATCAATTTATATCTCAGCAGCCAAAG GTAGTAGGTGATACTAGTGGCCCCATATTAGGGTCACATCTTAGTTCTCTCCTAGAGAATGCGAAGAAGCACAAGAAAGAAATGGGAGATTCCTTTGTGTCTGTGGAGCATATGTTGTTATCTTTTTTGTCAGACACTAGATTTGGTAAAAAGTTATTCAGGAATCTCCAGCTTACGGAGAAGGCTTTGAAGGATGCTGTCAATGCTGTTCGTGGAATTCAGAGAGTAACTGATCCaa ACCCAGAGGGAAAGTATGAGGCACTTGAGAAATATGGAAATGACTTAACTGAACTTGCCAGACGTGGCAAACTTGACCCGGTGATAGGAAGAGATGATGAAATACGGCGCTGCATCCAAATATTAAGTCGGAGGACAAAGAATAATCCTGTTATTATTGGTGAGCCTGGAGTGGGGAAAACTGCAATTGCCGAGGG GTTAGCTCAAAGGATAGTCCGTGGTGATGTTCCTGAACCTTTGATGAATCGGAAG ttGATATCTCTCGATATGGGTGCCTTGCTTGCTGGTGCAAAGTACCGTGGAGATTTTGAGGAAAGGCTGAAAGCTGTTTTAAAGGAAGTCTCTTCATCCAATGGGCAGATAATATTGTTTATTGATGAGATACACACTGTAGTTGGTGCAG GAGCTACTAGTGGGGCCATGGATGCAGGAAATTTGTTGAAACCCATGCTTGGTCGGGGTGAACTTAGATGTATCGGAGCAACCACTTTGAATGAATATAGGAAGTACATTGAGAAGGACCCTGCTCTGGAGCGCAGATTTCAACAAGTATATTGTGGCCAACCATCTGTGGAAGATGCAATTTCCATCCTCCGTGGATTGCGTGAACGATATGAGCTGCATCATGGTGTTAAAATATCAGACAGCGCTCTTGTATCAGCTGCAGTTCTTGCAGATCGATATATCACCGAGCGATTTTTGCCGGACAAGG CCATTGATCTTGTTGATGAAGCTGCTGCAAAACTAAAAATGGAAATTACTTCAAAGCCAACTGAATTGGATGAGATAGATAGGGCAGTGCTAAAGTTGGAAATGGAGAAACTCTCCCTGAAAAATGACACGGATAAAGCATCTAAAGAAAGACTTAACAAGCTAGAAAGTGATTTGAAGTCCCTTAAGGCAAAGCAAAAAGAGTTAAATGAACAGTGGGAACGCGAGAAAGATCTGATGACACGTATACGTTCTATAAAGGAGGAG ATTGACAGGGTTAACTTAGAGATGGAAGCTGCTGAACGTGAGTATGACTTGAATCGTGCTGCTGAACTCAAGTATGGCACCTTAATCTCCCTTCAACGGCAGCTAGGAGAAGCAGAGAAAAACCTGGCCGACTACCGGAAGTCTGGGAGTTCGTTGCTTCGTGAAGAAGTAACAGATCTTGATATTACTGAAATTGTTAGCAAGTGGACGGGTATACCACTATCAAACCTTCAGCAGTCTGAGAGGGACAAGCTTGTCTTTTTAGAGAATGAACTTCACAAAAGAGTTGTTGGTCAGGATATGGCAGTAAAATCTGTGGCTGATGCAATCAGGCGATCTCGGGCAGGCCTGTCCGATCCAAATAGGCCCATTGCAAGCTTCATGTTCATGGGTCCCACTGGAGTTGGCAAAACTGAACTTGGAAAGGCTCTTGCTGCGTACCTTTTCAATACTGAAAACGCTCTGGTGCGTATTGACATGAGTGAATACATGGAAAAACATGCTGTTTCACGGTTGGTTGGTGCACCACCAGGTTATGTTGGATATGAAGAGGGTGGGCAACTCACTGAAGTGGTCCGTCGGAGGCCTTACTCTGTGGTCCTTTTTGATGAAATTGAGAAAGCGCATCATGATGTTTTTAACATTCTCTTACAGTTGTTGGACGACGGAAGAATAACTGATTCTCAAGGGAGGACTGTTAGTTTCACAAACACTGTTGTAATAATGACATCAAACATTGGGTCACATTACATTCTTGAGACTCTGCAAAACACTCGAGATAGCCAGGAGGCAGTTTATGATGCGATGAAAAAGCAGGTTATTGAATTGGCAAGACAGACTTTCCTGCCTGAGTTCATGAATCGGATTGATGAATACATTGTTTTCCAACCTCTGGACCTTAAGCAAGTTAGCAGAATTGTTGAGCTCCAG ATGAGAAGGGTGAAAGACAGACTCAAACAGAAGAAAATTGATCTTCATTACACGCAGGAAGCTATCAGTCTACTGGCGAATATGGGTTTCGACCCTAACTATGGAGCTCGACCCATTAAACGCGTGATTCAGCAGATGGTTGAGAACGAAGTAGCAATGGGTGTTTTAAGAGGAGATTTTTCGGAGGAAGACATGATTATCGTTGATGCTGATGCTTCTCCTCAGGGGAAGAGACTGTTGATACGAAGAATTGAAAATGGTTCCAACATGGATGCCATGGTTGCCAACGATTGA